In Tubulanus polymorphus chromosome 2, tnTubPoly1.2, whole genome shotgun sequence, a single window of DNA contains:
- the LOC141900590 gene encoding elongation factor Tu-like, with amino-acid sequence MTSPLMMNFGIRCLSQSVSKGNLARWMVQPTTQYKIGIRTAITLPNQKKIFKRDKPHVNIGTIGHVDHGKTTLTAAITKILSSGGKAKFKKYDEIDNAPEERARGITINAALVEYSTENRHYGHVDCPGHADYIKNMITGTAQMDGAILVVAATDGPMPQTREHLLLAKQIGIKNIVVFINKADASDEETLELVEMEVRDLLTEFGFNGQETPIIIGSALNALEGKSAEMGENRIHDLLKEVDSYIPTPERDLDRPFYFPIEQVFSIPGRGTVVTGRLERGVIKKGDECEIVGFDKISKTTVTGVEMFHQTLDRAEAGDQLGALVRGIKRHELRRGHVLAKPGSTKLHNNFEAKVYMLSGDEGGRKKAFLTGFQTQVFSKTWDVPAALTVTGKEMLMPGEDSPVEFTLQKKMALEDGQRFTMRSGEGTLGYGVVTKILPDAEYAPGKKK; translated from the exons ATGACCAGTcctttgatgatgaatttcgGTATTCGGTGTTTATCACAATCGG TGTCTAAAGGCAATTTGGCCAGATGGATGGTCCAGCCTACCACTCAGTATAAG ATTGGTATTCGCACTGCAATCACGCTACcaaatcaaaagaaaatattcaagAGAGACAAACCTCACGTCAACATCGGAACCATCGGGCATGTCGATCATGGAAAAACCACTCTCACCGCTGCTATAACTAAAA TTTTATCGTCTGGCGGCAAAGCTAAATTCAAGAAGtacgatgaaattgataacGCACCTGAAGAGAGAGCGCGTGGAATTACGATTAATGCAGCCCTTGTGGAATATTCAACTGAGAACCGACATTATGGACACGTCGACTGTCCGGGTCATGCCGATTACATCAAG aatatgATCACTGGTACAGCTCAAATGGATGGTGCCATTTTGGTTGTGGCTGCCACTGATGGTCCTATGCCACAAACCAGAGAACATTTGCTATTGGCGAAACAG ATTGGAATAAAGAACATTGTTGTGTTTATAAATAAAGCAGATGCGTCGGATGAAGAAACGTTAGAATTG GTTGAAATGGAAGTTCGAGATCTTCTGACTGAATTCGGTTTCAACGGTCAAGAAACTCCAATCATTATCGGCTCTGCATTGAACGCCTTAGAG GGAAAATCTGCAGAAATGGGAGAAAACAGAATTCATGATCTGCTGAAAGAAGTGGATTCATACATACCGACACCTGAACGAGACCTCGATCGACCTTTCTATTTCCCTATTGAACAAGTATTCTCAATACCAG GTCGCGGAACTGTGGTCACAGGTCGACTTGAACGCGGCGTTATCAAAAAGGGCGACGAGTGCGAAATTGTGGGCTTCGATAAGATTTCGAAAACGACCGTGACGGGAGTCGAAATGTTCCATCAGACACTGGACCGAGCCGAGGCCGGAGATCAACTCGGGGCGCTCGTTCGTGGTATAAAACGTCACGAATTGAGGCGGGGACATGTTCTCGCGAAACCCGGATCAACAAAACTTCACAACAATTTTGAAGCTAAG GTTTATATGCTAAGTGGTGATGAAGGTGGTCGAAAGAAGGCTTTCCTTACCGGGTTCCAAACGCAAGTTTTCAGTAAAACTTGGGACGTTCCCGCCGCACTGACAGTTACTGGAAAGGAAATGCTGATGCCCGGAGAGGACAGCCCGGTGGAATTCACTTTACAAAAAAAGATG GCGCTCGAAGACGGTCAAAGATTTACGATGCGATCGGGTGAAGGTACATTGGGATACGGCGTCGTAACAAAAATTCTGCCAGACGCCGAATACGCGCCGGGGAAAAAGAAGTGA